GCAGGAATATCTGCAAGTCCGCGACATTGGTGCCCGTCGCTCCGGTGATCAATAGATCGCCGGATGCCTCGAGCGCTTTATAGCTGTCGTTTTGGTCCAGAAAGTCTGACAAAGACAGATCCTGTTTTGCCAAACGTGCGAGCGTTTGATCGTCCACGACTCCTCCTGCGGCATCGGTCGGGCCATCCCGTCCGTCTGTGCCACCGCTCAGAAAGACCCATGCGCCGGGCATGCCCCGGCGTTCGGCCTCTTGTGCGACGCGCAACGCAAGCTCTTGATTCCGGCCGCCTCGGCCTGACCCTTTCAAAACCACGGTGGTCTCTCCGCCAAAGGCCAAGGCTTTGCCCGCGGGCAGTCTCAGTGCCTCGCCGACAACGCGCTCTGCAGCCTCCTGGACGTCTCCTTCAAGCGGATTTGGGCTGATGTCAGCGTTGAGTGCAGCGGCCATAGCCGACAGGGAGAGGCCGTTAGACCCGATCAAATGCGCTTCGGGTTCCGGTTGGCCTTCTAGCGGTTTTGGCGTCAAAAGTGCATCCCGCACAGAGGATGGACATTGCTCCCACACCCCAGCTGACTGCAAAATCTCGCGGGCGTCATCAGAGGTGCCTGCTCGGCTCAACGTAGGGCCGCTGCCAACGAGTCGCATGTCATCGCCCAAAACATCGGACAGAACAAAACTGATCACGCGCGCCGGAGCCGCTGTCGCCAAA
This is a stretch of genomic DNA from Cognatishimia activa. It encodes these proteins:
- a CDS encoding glycerate kinase type-2 family protein yields the protein MNDNPRAALREQAEFAFQRGVQAADPKRATSAAIHAHFDPNRVAGDLYILAFGKAAVGMAQAALEALGPFEPRRVLAITNYENDTQCDGIEILAAAHPVPDAKGAEAALCAEDMLRDAKDGDVILALVSGGASALLPAPIDGVSLADKIKVNELLLGSGLDIGSMNIVRQSLSRTKGGGLLATAAPARVISFVLSDVLGDDMRLVGSGPTLSRAGTSDDAREILQSAGVWEQCPSSVRDALLTPKPLEGQPEPEAHLIGSNGLSLSAMAAALNADISPNPLEGDVQEAAERVVGEALRLPAGKALAFGGETTVVLKGSGRGGRNQELALRVAQEAERRGMPGAWVFLSGGTDGRDGPTDAAGGVVDDQTLARLAKQDLSLSDFLDQNDSYKALEASGDLLITGATGTNVADLQIFLRAE